A portion of the Brevundimonas pondensis genome contains these proteins:
- a CDS encoding IS6 family transposase produces the protein MKPLSFKRHRFPAEVIRHAVWLYFRFSLSFRDVEELMAQRGIDVSYETIRCWTIKFGPLIARRLKKRRVPPTGRWHLDEMVCKIGGRRMYLWRAVDDEGEVLDVIVQRRRDTEAALNLIKRLLRKQPVEPETITTDGLASYGAALDQLELRHLHRPGRLRDNNRVENSHLPIRRRERQQQRFKSQASAQRFLTTHAAIYNTFNIQCHLISRPTLRRFRGDADAAWAAATI, from the coding sequence ATGAAGCCTCTATCTTTTAAGCGACATCGTTTTCCAGCTGAGGTGATACGTCATGCCGTGTGGCTGTACTTTCGTTTCAGCTTGAGCTTCCGCGACGTCGAGGAACTGATGGCGCAACGCGGAATTGACGTCAGCTACGAAACGATCCGGTGCTGGACGATCAAGTTCGGGCCTCTGATTGCACGGCGGCTCAAGAAGAGGAGAGTGCCTCCGACAGGCCGTTGGCATCTCGATGAAATGGTCTGCAAGATCGGAGGACGGCGCATGTATCTGTGGCGCGCGGTTGACGACGAAGGCGAGGTTTTAGACGTCATCGTCCAGCGCCGGCGGGACACAGAGGCCGCGCTGAATCTAATCAAACGTCTTTTACGCAAACAACCTGTCGAGCCGGAAACCATCACAACGGATGGGCTGGCATCGTACGGTGCGGCGCTTGATCAGTTGGAACTGCGGCACCTTCATCGCCCTGGCCGGCTACGAGACAATAACCGCGTTGAAAACTCGCATTTGCCGATCCGACGACGAGAGCGACAGCAGCAGAGGTTCAAATCCCAAGCCTCAGCGCAGAGATTTCTCACAACCCACGCAGCTATCTACAATACCTTCAACATCCAATGCCATCTGATCAGCAGACCTACACTTCGTCGCTTTCGTGGCGATGCGGATGCTGCTTGGGCGGCCGCTACCATCTGA
- a CDS encoding cation diffusion facilitator family transporter, translated as MAQGHSHGADASSKRLIWALALTSSFLIAEVVGAVVFKSLALLSDAAHMFTDVAALAIALAAIKIGERPADAVRTFGYRRFEILAAAFNAVLLFVVAGYVLYEGVLRLFSPEPVGSVGMLVVASLGLVVNLVSMRLLASGANASLNVKGAYLEVWADMLGSVGVIGGAVLIMLTGWTWVDPVVAIGIGLWVLPRTWMLLKNTTHILLEGVPKGLSLEAVRATIAAVPGVAEVHDLHLWGVSSDDVNGSVHLVVAEGQAAEQVRRAVLAQMNDVHGIDHATVQIETGDGDGAGVGHGSVAHQ; from the coding sequence ATGGCCCAAGGTCATTCTCACGGCGCCGACGCCAGCAGCAAGCGCCTGATATGGGCGCTCGCCCTGACGTCCAGCTTCCTGATCGCCGAAGTCGTCGGGGCCGTGGTGTTCAAAAGTCTGGCCCTGCTGTCGGACGCGGCGCACATGTTCACCGATGTCGCTGCGCTGGCGATCGCGCTGGCGGCGATCAAGATAGGCGAGCGTCCGGCCGACGCTGTGCGGACCTTTGGCTATCGCCGGTTCGAAATCCTCGCCGCCGCCTTCAACGCCGTCCTGCTGTTCGTGGTGGCCGGCTACGTCCTCTATGAAGGAGTTCTGCGCCTGTTTTCGCCGGAACCCGTTGGCTCCGTCGGGATGCTTGTCGTCGCCTCCCTGGGCCTGGTCGTGAACCTCGTGTCGATGCGGCTTCTGGCCTCTGGGGCGAACGCCAGCCTGAACGTGAAAGGGGCCTATCTGGAGGTTTGGGCCGACATGCTGGGCTCCGTCGGGGTGATCGGCGGCGCCGTCCTCATCATGCTGACGGGCTGGACCTGGGTCGATCCGGTTGTCGCGATCGGCATCGGCCTTTGGGTGTTGCCGCGGACCTGGATGCTGTTGAAGAACACCACCCATATCCTCCTTGAAGGCGTGCCCAAGGGCCTGTCTCTGGAGGCGGTGCGCGCGACGATCGCGGCCGTGCCGGGTGTGGCTGAAGTCCACGACCTGCACCTATGGGGCGTCAGCAGCGATGATGTGAACGGCTCGGTCCATCTGGTCGTTGCCGAAGGCCAGGCCGCTGAACAGGTGCGTCGGGCGGTGCTGGCGCAGATGAACGACGTTCACGGCATCGACCACGCCACCGTTCAAATTGAAACCGGCGACGGCGACGGGGCTGGCGTCGGTCACGGGTCTGTCGCTCACCAATAG
- a CDS encoding cytochrome c/FTR1 family iron permease: protein MRPLLSLIVLLLTLGLTAPALAQTASASEAQVAWRLLDYVAVDYAGAVENGQVTNPAEYGEMVEFSGQILTRLEALPSTQTKADLVRDALALQVAIRNRSDPRTVAGQAKSLAAAVLAAYPSPLAPSFPPDLAKGAALYDAQCAVCHGATGRADGAGAQGLDPAPIAFADVERARQRSVFGLYQVIDQGLDGTAMASFSHLPAEDRWALAFYVGRFAFTDAEAVEGRRLWESDPAIRTGYPDLAAVTQATPAELAARIGETKARAVTAYLRRHPEAAVRPKGSTLTLARTRLAESEAAYRRGDRKAATDLALSAYLDGVEPVEPALGARDTALLRRIETAMTDLRVSISKGAAETEVADRIARLNALFDTAERALAPQKADNLASFIGAFTILLREGLEALLIVVAMIAFLRKADRPEVLRYVHGGWVAALVAGGATWAAATFFISISGASRELTEGFGSLLAAVVLVSVGIWMHGKSHADAWQTYIRAKLSKALSKRSAWFLFLLAFVVVYREVFETILFYAAIWSQGGHVGMLAGALTAVAILAFAAWALLAYSKHLPIGRFFSLSSILMAVLSVVLVGKGVAALQEAGWLDVHPITWAPRIEILGLYPTVEGVGVQLLTLVVLAIGFARTSGSKRQGSAKA from the coding sequence ATGCGCCCTCTGCTCAGCCTGATCGTCCTCCTGCTCACCCTTGGCCTGACCGCCCCCGCACTGGCCCAGACGGCCTCGGCCTCGGAGGCACAGGTCGCGTGGCGGCTGCTCGACTACGTGGCGGTCGACTACGCCGGCGCGGTAGAGAACGGCCAGGTGACCAATCCCGCCGAATACGGAGAGATGGTCGAATTCAGCGGCCAGATCCTCACCCGCCTGGAAGCCCTGCCCTCCACGCAGACCAAGGCCGATCTGGTCCGGGACGCTCTCGCTCTTCAAGTCGCTATCCGGAACAGGAGCGATCCGCGCACCGTCGCCGGCCAGGCCAAAAGCTTGGCCGCCGCGGTTCTGGCGGCCTATCCAAGTCCGCTGGCGCCGTCATTCCCGCCCGACCTGGCCAAGGGGGCCGCCCTCTATGACGCGCAATGCGCTGTCTGCCATGGCGCCACAGGGCGCGCCGACGGCGCGGGCGCGCAAGGACTTGATCCTGCTCCTATTGCATTCGCAGACGTCGAGCGCGCCCGCCAACGCAGCGTCTTCGGCCTGTACCAGGTGATCGACCAGGGGCTCGACGGCACGGCGATGGCCAGCTTTTCCCATCTACCGGCTGAGGACCGCTGGGCTCTGGCCTTCTACGTCGGCCGTTTCGCCTTCACTGACGCCGAAGCGGTCGAAGGCCGGCGTCTTTGGGAGAGCGACCCGGCGATCCGCACCGGCTACCCGGATCTGGCTGCCGTCACGCAGGCGACGCCGGCGGAGTTGGCGGCCCGCATCGGCGAGACGAAGGCGCGGGCGGTGACGGCCTATCTGCGCCGCCACCCGGAGGCGGCGGTTCGCCCCAAGGGATCGACCCTCACCCTGGCTCGGACGCGTCTGGCGGAGAGTGAAGCCGCCTATCGTCGGGGAGACCGAAAGGCCGCGACCGACCTGGCGCTGTCGGCCTATCTCGACGGCGTCGAGCCGGTCGAGCCGGCGCTTGGCGCGCGAGACACCGCCCTTCTACGTCGCATCGAGACGGCCATGACCGATCTCCGCGTGTCGATCAGCAAGGGCGCGGCAGAGACGGAGGTCGCGGACCGGATCGCTCGTCTGAACGCCCTGTTCGACACCGCCGAGCGGGCCCTGGCGCCCCAGAAGGCGGACAATCTCGCCAGCTTCATCGGCGCCTTCACGATACTGCTTCGCGAAGGACTGGAGGCGCTGCTCATTGTGGTGGCGATGATCGCCTTCCTCAGGAAGGCCGACCGGCCTGAGGTGTTGCGTTACGTCCACGGAGGATGGGTGGCGGCTCTGGTCGCCGGCGGCGCCACCTGGGCGGCCGCGACCTTCTTCATCTCCATCAGCGGGGCCAGCCGAGAGCTCACTGAAGGGTTTGGCTCGCTTCTGGCGGCGGTCGTGCTCGTTTCCGTCGGCATCTGGATGCACGGCAAGTCGCATGCCGACGCCTGGCAGACCTATATTCGCGCCAAGCTCTCCAAGGCGCTCTCGAAGCGATCGGCATGGTTCCTCTTCCTGTTGGCCTTCGTCGTGGTCTACCGGGAGGTCTTCGAGACGATCCTCTTCTATGCGGCGATCTGGAGCCAGGGCGGCCATGTCGGCATGCTGGCCGGCGCGCTCACCGCAGTGGCGATCCTGGCGTTCGCGGCCTGGGCGCTGCTCGCCTACAGCAAACATCTGCCGATCGGTCGGTTCTTCTCGCTGAGCTCAATCCTCATGGCCGTCCTGTCGGTCGTTCTTGTCGGGAAAGGCGTGGCGGCGCTTCAGGAAGCGGGTTGGCTCGATGTCCACCCGATCACCTGGGCGCCGCGTATCGAGATTTTGGGCCTCTACCCCACCGTGGAAGGCGTCGGGGTCCAGCTTCTAACGCTCGTCGTGCTGGCAATCGGGTTTGCGCGTACCTCCGGTTCGAAACGGCAGGGCTCGGCCAAGGCCTAG
- a CDS encoding MerR family transcriptional regulator has translation MTRPSPTSSGPRSIGKLAAATGIKIPTIRFYEQIGLVPAPPRTASDRRMYDDDAEQRLTFIRHARQLGFDLDSIRSLLDLSDHPDRACDEANTIAERHLAEVTQKITQLQALRRALSRMTAECAGGRVSACKVIEALHDHSAPQ, from the coding sequence ATGACACGCCCCTCGCCCACTTCGTCCGGACCTCGCAGCATCGGCAAACTCGCCGCCGCCACCGGCATAAAAATTCCGACGATCAGATTCTACGAGCAGATCGGATTGGTGCCGGCGCCGCCCCGAACCGCCAGCGACCGCCGGATGTATGACGATGACGCCGAACAAAGGCTGACCTTCATCCGGCATGCACGCCAACTTGGCTTCGACCTGGATTCGATCCGGTCCCTGCTGGATCTCTCCGATCATCCCGACCGCGCCTGCGACGAAGCCAACACCATAGCCGAACGTCATCTCGCCGAAGTGACGCAGAAGATCACCCAGTTGCAGGCCCTCCGGCGCGCGCTTTCGCGCATGACCGCTGAATGCGCGGGCGGACGGGTCTCGGCTTGCAAGGTGATTGAGGCCCTGCACGATCATTCGGCCCCACAATAA
- a CDS encoding MAPEG family protein encodes MTASSLTATWLWIPPAPFGVETDMATADRLAYALKWELPVLVWLAGCLRLVASIRYRSDEDRPGAAYGPPSARLAVPAAVLQNSLEQTVLAVGAHLILAVVLRGEELILIPALVTLYLLGRVMFAIGYAKGAAARAFGMALTGASTLAAMVIAIVLLILGR; translated from the coding sequence GTGACCGCAAGCAGCCTGACGGCTACCTGGCTGTGGATTCCTCCCGCGCCATTCGGCGTCGAGACCGACATGGCGACGGCCGATCGCCTGGCCTACGCCCTCAAGTGGGAGTTGCCGGTGCTCGTGTGGCTCGCCGGCTGCCTGCGGCTTGTCGCCAGCATTCGGTATCGGTCGGATGAGGACCGACCAGGAGCCGCCTACGGCCCGCCCAGCGCTCGGCTCGCCGTGCCTGCGGCCGTGTTGCAGAATTCCCTTGAGCAGACCGTCCTGGCCGTCGGCGCACATCTGATCCTCGCCGTTGTTTTGCGAGGCGAGGAGTTGATCCTGATCCCCGCTCTGGTGACGCTTTATCTCCTCGGTCGTGTAATGTTCGCGATCGGCTACGCCAAGGGCGCCGCCGCACGCGCTTTCGGCATGGCGCTTACCGGCGCCTCGACGCTTGCCGCCATGGTCATCGCCATCGTCCTGTTGATTCTCGGCCGGTAG
- the lspA gene encoding signal peptidase II translates to MVFTERRGARVLNVRAMAIGLAVTVIVVDQATKAMARGNLEDVVNLTSFIALRLGFNPGVTFGLFAGSGDMGRWVLSIVSLLIIAVLSIWAWRTRRPLLAAGLSLMVGGALGNLLDRLRFGHVTDFIDLHWGDAHWPTFNLADAAIVCGIGLLLLASRSGAEPGTSSPTIEPTVR, encoded by the coding sequence ATGGTGTTCACGGAGCGCCGAGGCGCCAGGGTGCTGAACGTCCGCGCGATGGCTATCGGCCTCGCCGTGACGGTCATTGTTGTGGACCAGGCCACCAAGGCCATGGCCCGCGGGAACCTTGAGGACGTGGTCAATCTGACATCCTTCATCGCGCTTCGCCTCGGGTTCAACCCAGGGGTCACCTTTGGCCTTTTCGCCGGCTCCGGGGACATGGGGCGCTGGGTTTTGAGCATCGTCTCGCTGCTGATCATCGCCGTGCTGTCGATCTGGGCCTGGCGAACACGCAGACCTCTTCTTGCCGCCGGCCTGAGCCTTATGGTCGGCGGCGCGCTCGGGAACCTGCTGGATCGCCTGCGTTTCGGGCACGTGACCGATTTCATAGATCTTCACTGGGGCGATGCGCACTGGCCCACTTTCAACCTTGCCGATGCAGCGATCGTCTGCGGCATCGGCTTGCTTCTGTTGGCTTCGCGAAGCGGGGCCGAACCCGGGACGTCGTCCCCCACGATCGAACCCACCGTTCGATGA
- a CDS encoding cation transporter translates to MKTSNAEHDRQRRTLMIVLILNGLLFVGLGLGGLLANSSALLANALDNASDSLVYLISFLAVGRALAWKLRAARTSGVLLLIFAAGVLIDAGRRWWLGTEPIGWTMIGLAVVAAVVNLICLKLLRGLKGDDVNLRAAETFSFNDFASNGGILVAGALVLWLKQSWPDLVVGVIVAGIAAKGGLEILEGARKINIQRASDGASRGG, encoded by the coding sequence ATGAAGACATCGAACGCTGAGCATGACCGTCAGAGACGAACGCTGATGATCGTGCTGATCCTGAACGGTCTGTTGTTCGTCGGGCTCGGGCTCGGCGGATTGCTGGCCAACTCCAGCGCCTTGCTCGCCAATGCGCTGGATAACGCCTCCGACAGCCTTGTCTATTTGATCAGCTTTCTGGCGGTTGGCCGCGCTCTCGCCTGGAAGCTGCGCGCCGCGAGAACCTCGGGTGTGCTGTTGCTGATCTTCGCCGCAGGCGTTCTGATCGACGCCGGCCGCCGATGGTGGCTGGGAACGGAGCCTATTGGCTGGACCATGATCGGTTTGGCCGTCGTCGCAGCGGTGGTCAACCTGATCTGCCTAAAGCTACTGCGCGGCTTGAAGGGCGACGATGTAAACCTGCGCGCCGCCGAGACCTTCAGCTTCAACGATTTCGCCTCAAACGGGGGCATCCTCGTCGCCGGCGCCCTGGTCCTGTGGTTGAAGCAGTCCTGGCCTGACCTGGTGGTCGGCGTCATCGTCGCCGGAATCGCCGCGAAGGGCGGTCTCGAGATTCTCGAAGGCGCCCGAAAGATCAACATACAAAGGGCCTCTGACGGAGCGTCCCGGGGCGGCTAG
- a CDS encoding JAB domain-containing protein, giving the protein MIRSDVCARPSISSWTALLAYVRGALAHEPREQFRVLYLDKRNILMREEHRADGTVDHAPVYVREVVRRALELSASAMILVHNHPSGDPTPSRADIEMTRRVIEAARVFDIQVHDHVVVGREGEQSFRALGLI; this is encoded by the coding sequence TTGATTAGATCCGATGTCTGCGCGCGGCCTTCGATCTCGTCCTGGACGGCCTTGCTGGCCTATGTCCGGGGGGCGCTGGCCCACGAGCCCCGGGAGCAGTTTCGCGTGCTCTACCTCGACAAGCGCAACATCCTGATGCGCGAGGAGCATCGGGCGGACGGCACCGTGGATCATGCCCCTGTCTACGTCCGGGAAGTGGTGCGGCGTGCGCTGGAGTTGTCCGCCTCGGCCATGATCCTCGTCCATAATCATCCCTCGGGCGATCCGACACCCTCGCGCGCGGACATCGAGATGACCCGCCGGGTCATCGAGGCCGCCCGGGTTTTCGACATCCAGGTCCATGATCATGTCGTGGTCGGCCGGGAGGGCGAACAGAGCTTTCGCGCCCTCGGTCTCATCTGA
- a CDS encoding Swt1 family HEPN domain-containing protein translates to MSDPLRDLIERERELSRLMNPLTEVGANLGAYERSIVRAAAELDVMSLMRDRADIEARAAGFLSPDQHRNLALDLFQRMPTGSELLMQEMQRADALAREAAGLHGRSISELAVEAASLHQRWEEAFRLPSAMETARLYQEQVDALQGQSMLFHDKPGQIMAAMTSMTRPWLNDAMLDHSVLGMMEMQTIGAVLRHSDPFGADIGDLLRPALGDWREVVMPTVDVLMDPVARTALYYDKGYSPDLTAFPRGAFVEGMHHAGLDLDSSEDLDDDEADADETLEASFARNRSAFDQLQRFEVALRRFIDERMTEAFGPDWCITQAPEGTSDNWRQKQATDAKATGAIKPLIEFADFTDYRAIIEKKQNWKTVFAPVFNRSTDIQESFQRLYPVRIATMHARMITQDDEMLLTVETRRILRAIRKA, encoded by the coding sequence ATGTCCGACCCACTCCGCGACCTGATTGAGCGAGAGCGTGAACTCAGCCGGCTCATGAATCCGCTAACTGAAGTGGGCGCCAACCTGGGCGCCTATGAACGTTCAATCGTTCGGGCCGCCGCCGAACTGGACGTGATGAGCCTGATGAGGGATCGGGCGGATATTGAGGCGCGCGCGGCGGGCTTCCTGTCTCCCGACCAGCACCGCAACCTCGCTCTCGACCTTTTCCAGCGGATGCCGACAGGCTCTGAGCTCTTGATGCAGGAGATGCAGCGAGCCGATGCTCTCGCCCGGGAAGCCGCGGGCCTCCACGGCAGGAGCATCAGTGAGCTCGCCGTGGAAGCTGCGAGCCTCCATCAGCGCTGGGAAGAAGCTTTCCGGCTACCATCGGCAATGGAGACCGCGCGGCTCTATCAGGAACAGGTCGACGCCCTGCAGGGCCAATCGATGTTGTTCCATGACAAGCCGGGGCAAATCATGGCGGCCATGACGTCCATGACCAGGCCCTGGCTCAACGACGCCATGCTCGATCACTCCGTGCTCGGCATGATGGAGATGCAGACCATCGGCGCAGTGCTGCGTCACTCGGATCCGTTCGGTGCGGATATAGGCGACCTGCTCAGGCCGGCTTTAGGCGACTGGCGTGAGGTGGTCATGCCTACGGTGGATGTCCTGATGGATCCCGTGGCGCGTACTGCTCTCTACTATGACAAAGGCTACAGTCCTGACCTGACCGCTTTTCCACGCGGCGCCTTCGTCGAGGGCATGCATCATGCGGGTCTGGACCTGGACTCGTCCGAAGATCTTGATGACGACGAGGCCGATGCGGACGAAACGTTGGAAGCTTCGTTTGCAAGAAATCGATCGGCGTTTGACCAGCTGCAACGCTTTGAGGTGGCGTTGCGCCGTTTCATCGACGAGCGGATGACCGAGGCCTTCGGTCCCGACTGGTGCATCACCCAGGCGCCGGAAGGCACAAGCGACAATTGGCGTCAGAAGCAGGCGACGGACGCCAAGGCGACCGGAGCGATCAAGCCTCTGATCGAGTTCGCGGACTTCACGGATTACCGAGCGATCATTGAGAAGAAGCAGAACTGGAAAACCGTCTTCGCTCCGGTCTTCAACAGGTCCACAGATATTCAGGAATCCTTTCAGCGGCTTTATCCGGTGAGAATCGCCACCATGCATGCGCGAATGATTACCCAGGACGACGAGATGTTGCTCACCGTAGAAACGCGTCGGATTCTACGAGCCATCCGTAAGGCGTGA
- the darT gene encoding type II toxin-antitoxin system toxin DNA ADP-ribosyl transferase DarT: MTHIGNLDEILAKGALSSTARLQAADARYNNIAYSSIQAQRAARQVPCGPGGCLHDYVPFYFTTRSPMLYTIHRGNVPCEGGQGALVHLVSTAQKVVEAGLGFAFTDGHGIMTYSSFFDDLGRLGEVDWDVVGSRQWADTLEDGDRKRRKQAEFLVRDAFPVTLLSGLAVQSAARKAEVEALLERRGVRMKVVEKSAWYY; encoded by the coding sequence ATGACCCACATCGGCAACCTTGACGAGATTCTCGCAAAGGGCGCCTTGAGTTCTACCGCACGCCTGCAGGCTGCTGACGCGCGGTATAACAATATCGCCTACAGCTCGATCCAGGCGCAGCGTGCAGCGCGGCAGGTCCCGTGCGGTCCTGGCGGCTGTCTGCACGATTACGTGCCCTTCTATTTCACGACGCGCAGCCCGATGCTCTACACCATCCATCGTGGCAACGTGCCGTGCGAGGGAGGGCAGGGCGCGCTGGTGCACCTGGTGTCGACCGCCCAGAAGGTCGTGGAAGCCGGCCTGGGCTTCGCGTTTACCGACGGTCACGGAATCATGACCTACTCCAGCTTCTTTGACGATCTGGGGCGGCTGGGGGAGGTCGACTGGGATGTGGTCGGCAGTCGACAATGGGCTGATACGCTGGAGGACGGCGACCGCAAACGCCGCAAGCAGGCCGAGTTTCTCGTGCGGGACGCATTCCCGGTTACGCTTCTCAGCGGCTTGGCGGTGCAGTCCGCGGCTCGCAAAGCCGAAGTCGAGGCTCTTCTGGAGCGCCGAGGCGTTAGAATGAAAGTGGTGGAAAAATCCGCCTGGTACTACTAG
- the darG gene encoding type II toxin-antitoxin system antitoxin DNA ADP-ribosyl glycohydrolase DarG, with amino-acid sequence MITFSKGDLLQSGAEAVINTVNCVGVMGKGIALQFKQAFPRNYDAYRRACDAGEVRLGEMFVFDTGSMINPRWIINFPTKGHWKAKSRLSDIETGLEDLKRVILENGIRSIAVPPLGCGNGGLDWAEVEPVIRRALGDLNEVDVRLFAPGAAPKVDEMRVGTTRPNMSRGRALVLTLLGLYGAAGYRHSLLEVQKLTYFLQAAGEDLKLGFQKYQYGPYAENLNHVLQRIEGHFIRGYGDRSQAAEIAVLEGGRREAEAYLAGDEAARDRLDRVAELIAGFETPYGLELLSTVHWVLVHDAEASGDPDRVVQAVHAWNSRKAAVMREPHIRTALDHLQRNGWANRAHAA; translated from the coding sequence ATGATCACCTTCTCGAAAGGCGACCTGCTCCAGTCCGGCGCCGAGGCCGTCATTAATACGGTCAACTGCGTCGGGGTGATGGGCAAGGGTATCGCCCTGCAGTTCAAGCAGGCCTTCCCCCGCAACTATGATGCGTACCGGCGCGCCTGCGACGCGGGCGAAGTACGTCTGGGCGAGATGTTCGTCTTCGATACCGGAAGCATGATCAATCCGCGCTGGATCATCAACTTTCCGACCAAGGGTCACTGGAAGGCGAAATCCCGCCTGTCCGACATCGAGACCGGCCTTGAGGATCTGAAGCGAGTGATCCTCGAGAATGGAATTCGCTCGATCGCCGTGCCGCCGCTCGGATGCGGCAATGGCGGTCTGGACTGGGCTGAGGTTGAGCCTGTGATCCGCCGCGCCCTGGGCGACCTCAATGAAGTGGATGTTCGGCTCTTCGCTCCTGGAGCAGCGCCGAAAGTCGATGAGATGAGAGTGGGTACGACCCGCCCCAACATGAGCCGTGGACGAGCGCTCGTGCTGACGCTTCTGGGTCTCTATGGGGCAGCGGGTTACCGCCATAGCCTCCTTGAGGTGCAGAAGCTGACCTACTTCCTGCAAGCGGCGGGCGAGGATCTCAAGCTGGGCTTCCAGAAGTACCAGTACGGCCCCTACGCCGAGAATCTCAATCACGTGCTTCAGCGGATCGAGGGGCACTTCATTCGAGGGTACGGCGATCGCAGCCAAGCGGCGGAGATCGCTGTACTGGAAGGCGGCCGTAGGGAAGCCGAGGCCTACCTCGCCGGCGATGAAGCCGCCCGGGATCGTCTCGACCGCGTGGCCGAGCTCATCGCGGGTTTCGAGACCCCCTACGGTCTCGAACTCCTGTCTACCGTCCACTGGGTCCTGGTTCATGACGCCGAAGCGTCCGGCGACCCGGATCGCGTGGTTCAGGCTGTGCACGCCTGGAATTCTCGGAAGGCCGCTGTGATGCGAGAGCCTCACATCCGCACGGCGCTCGATCATCTCCAGCGGAATGGTTGGGCGAACCGGGCGCACGCCGCCTGA
- the arsH gene encoding arsenical resistance protein ArsH has translation MTRLRVLPDPDHMPALDPAYLSSQPALGLGPNDHPPRILLLYGSLRDRSFSRLCVEEAARLLRFMGCETRIFDPSDLPLTDQVDHDDHPAVHELREHALWSEGMVWSSPERHGQISGIMKLQIDHLPLNMGGMRPTQGRTLAVMQVSGGSQSFNAVNTLRLLGRWMRMITIPNQSSVAKAFMEFDDNGRMKPSSYYDRIVDVMEELVRFTVLTRVHAGQLVDRYSERKASGVPIDAANDLSAIAIRTA, from the coding sequence ATGACCCGCCTTCGCGTCCTGCCCGATCCCGACCACATGCCCGCGCTCGACCCGGCCTACCTGTCCAGCCAGCCGGCGCTCGGCCTCGGCCCGAACGACCATCCGCCCCGCATCCTGCTGCTCTACGGCTCACTGCGGGATCGGTCCTTTTCCCGACTGTGCGTTGAGGAGGCCGCGCGCCTGCTGCGCTTCATGGGCTGCGAGACACGCATCTTCGATCCGTCCGACCTGCCGCTGACCGACCAGGTCGACCACGACGACCACCCCGCCGTCCATGAACTGCGCGAACACGCCCTGTGGTCGGAAGGCATGGTCTGGAGCAGCCCGGAGCGCCACGGCCAGATTTCGGGGATCATGAAGCTCCAGATCGACCACCTGCCGCTCAACATGGGCGGCATGCGCCCGACCCAGGGCCGCACCCTGGCCGTCATGCAGGTCTCCGGCGGCTCTCAGAGTTTCAACGCGGTCAACACCCTGCGCCTGCTGGGCCGGTGGATGAGGATGATCACCATCCCCAACCAGTCCAGCGTCGCCAAGGCCTTCATGGAGTTCGACGACAACGGCCGCATGAAGCCCTCCAGCTACTACGACCGCATCGTCGACGTGATGGAGGAGCTGGTGCGCTTCACCGTCCTGACCCGCGTCCACGCCGGTCAGTTGGTCGACCGCTACTCTGAGCGGAAGGCTTCGGGCGTGCCAATCGATGCGGCCAACGACCTGTCCGCGATCGCCATCAGGACCGCTTAG
- the arsN2 gene encoding arsenic resistance N-acetyltransferase ArsN2, giving the protein MAFNGVALSAPTPDLTAALETAGLPTDDLREPGRSFYRFEDDAGLIGYGGLEQVGSDALIRSIVVIDDRRGEGHGSAILSWLETMGAEQNAFALYLLTTSATAFFQRHGYTALPRSAAPPAIAASRQFSTLCPASATFMFKELRPQ; this is encoded by the coding sequence ATGGCCTTCAACGGCGTGGCTTTGTCCGCCCCCACTCCCGACCTGACCGCAGCGCTGGAGACCGCGGGACTGCCGACAGATGATCTCCGCGAACCCGGCCGCAGCTTCTACCGCTTCGAGGACGATGCCGGACTGATCGGCTACGGCGGGCTTGAGCAGGTCGGCTCCGACGCCCTGATCCGCTCCATCGTTGTCATCGACGACCGTCGCGGCGAAGGCCACGGCTCAGCAATCCTGTCCTGGCTGGAAACTATGGGGGCCGAGCAGAATGCGTTCGCCCTCTACCTGCTCACGACCTCGGCGACCGCCTTCTTCCAGCGGCACGGCTACACCGCCCTTCCCCGTTCGGCGGCGCCGCCCGCCATAGCCGCCTCCCGGCAGTTCAGCACCCTGTGCCCGGCCTCGGCGACTTTCATGTTCAAGGAGTTGCGCCCCCAATGA